One window of Bos javanicus breed banteng chromosome 1, ARS-OSU_banteng_1.0, whole genome shotgun sequence genomic DNA carries:
- the B3GALNT1 gene encoding UDP-GalNAc:beta-1,3-N-acetylgalactosaminyltransferase 1 translates to MAPALLTTLPARMSLRSLKWSLLLLSLLSFLVMWYLSLPHYNVVERVNWMYFYEYEPIYRQDFRFTLREHSNCSHQNPFLVILVTSHPSDVKARQAIRVTWGEKKSWWGYEVLTFFLLGQQAEKEDKMLALSLEDEHLLYADIIRQDFLDTYNNLTLKTIMAFRWVTEFCPNARYIMKTDTDVFVNTGNLVKYLLNLNHSEKFFTGYPLIDNYSYRGFYQKTHISYQEYPFKVFPPYCSGLGYIMSRDLVPRIYEMMSHVKPIKFEDVYVGICLNLLKVDIHIPEDTNLFFLYRIHLDVCQLRRVIAAHGFSSKEIITFWQVMLRNTTCHY, encoded by the coding sequence ATGGCCCCGGCACTCCTGACCACCCTTCCAGCTAGGATGTCACTCAGATCCCTGAAATGGAGCCTTCTGCTGCTATCGCTGCTGAGTTTCCTGGTGATGTGGTACCTCAGTCTGCCGCACTACAATGTGGTGGAACGTGTGAACTGGATGTACTTCTATGAGTATGAGCCCATTTACAGACAAGACTTCCGCTTCACACTTCGAGAGCATTCAAATTGCTCTCATCAAAACCCATTTCTTGTCATCCTGGTGACCTCACACCCCTCAGATGTGAAAGCCAGGCAGGCCATTAGAGTTACTTGGGGTGAAAAGAAGTCTTGGTGGGGATATGAAGttcttacatttttcttattaGGCCAACAGGctgaaaaggaagacaaaatgtTAGCATTATCCTTAGAGGATGAACACCTCCTTTATGCGGACATAATACGACAGGATTTTTTAGATACATACAATAATCTGACCCTGAAAACCATTATGGCATTTAGGTGGGTAACTGAGTTTTGCCCCAACGCCAGGTATATCATGAAGACAGACACTGATGTTTTCGTCAATACTGGCAATTTAGTGaagtatcttttaaatttaaaccaCTCAGAGAAGTTTTTCACAGGTTATCCTTTAATTGATAATTATTCCTACAGAGGGTTTTACCAAAAAACCCATATTTCATACCAGGAATATCCCTTCAAGGTGTTCCCGCCTTACTGCAGTGGGTTGGGTTATATAATGTCCAGAGATTTGGTGCCGAGAATCTATGAAATGATGAGTCACGTAAAACCCATCAAGTTTGAAGATGTTTATGTTGGGATCTGTTTGAATTTATTAAAAGTGGACATTCATATTCCAGAAGACACCaaccttttctttttatataggaTCCATTTGGATGTCTGTCAGCTCAGACGTGTGATTGCAGcccatggcttttcttccaaggaaatcaTCACATTTTGGCAGGTTATGCTAAGGAACACCACATGTCATTATTAA